From one Pecten maximus chromosome 8, xPecMax1.1, whole genome shotgun sequence genomic stretch:
- the LOC117332724 gene encoding mitochondrial import inner membrane translocase subunit Tim10-like, with product MAQLSEAQLKEIQELELVISQDMFQRASNVCLKKCIPPNGNITELSKNEAVCIDKCIAKYLEIQEVSSKKLASLQQEEMAKYEAINQAGQAPK from the exons ATGGCCCAATTAAGCGAAGCGCAATTGAAGGAAATCCAGGAACTAGAACTAGTTATTTCTCAAGATATGTTTCAAAG GGCATCAAATGTGTGTTTGAAGAAATGTATACCACCAAATGGCAACATCACAGAACTGAGCAAAAATGAAGCTGTGTGCATTGACAAATGTATAGCAAAATACTTGGAAATCCAGGAAGTGAGTAGCAAAAAACTAGCTTCTCTACAACAGGAAGAAATGGCAAAATATGAAGCAATCAATCAAGCTGGACAAGCACCAAAGTGA